From a region of the Geothrix sp. 21YS21S-2 genome:
- a CDS encoding fumarate reductase/succinate dehydrogenase flavoprotein subunit: protein MELKSNCPTGPIADQWDKYRFDLKLVNPTNKRRYKIIIVGSGLAGAAAAASLAELGYDVHCFCYQDSPRRAHSIAAQGGINASKNYHNDGDSTFRLFYDTVKGGDFRAREANVYRLAQVSVNIIDQCVGQGVPFAREYGGLLDNRSFGGAQVSRTFYARGQTGQQLLLGAYQSLERQIGLGTVKMYTRHEMQEVIVVDGVAKGIVTRDMVTGKIESHVADAVALGTGGYGNVFYLATYAKGCNTTAIWRAYQKGAAFANPCYTQIHPTCIPVTGDHQSKLTLMSESLRNDGRIWVPKKQGDKRAPGDIPEDERDYYLERKYPSYGNLAPRDISSRAAKQVCDEGRGVGDTGLGVYLDFSDATKRLGENKIREKYGNLFEMYERITGEDPYKVPMRIYPASHYTMGGLWVDYNLMTTIPGLFCMGEANFSDHGANRLGASALMQGLADGYFVLPATIGGYLATIKPGSRITTDHPAAKAAEESVRAKNNRLLSVNGKETPTELHRALGKIMWENCGMGRTEASLKKALQEIPALKERFWKNLKVPGSMADVNQSLELAGRVADFIELGELMCLDALERRESCGGHFREEWQTPDGEALRDDENFCHVAGWEYTGDGNAPKRHVEELQFENVHLATRSYK from the coding sequence ATGGAACTGAAATCGAACTGCCCGACCGGACCCATCGCCGACCAGTGGGACAAATACCGCTTCGACCTGAAGCTGGTCAACCCCACCAACAAGCGCAGGTACAAGATCATCATCGTGGGCTCAGGCCTCGCCGGCGCGGCCGCCGCCGCGTCCCTGGCCGAGCTGGGCTACGACGTGCACTGCTTCTGCTACCAGGACAGCCCGCGCCGCGCCCACTCCATCGCCGCGCAGGGCGGCATCAACGCCTCCAAGAACTACCACAACGACGGCGACAGCACCTTCCGCCTCTTCTACGACACCGTCAAGGGCGGCGACTTCCGCGCCCGCGAGGCCAACGTCTACCGCCTCGCCCAGGTGTCGGTGAACATCATCGACCAGTGCGTGGGCCAGGGCGTGCCCTTCGCCCGCGAATACGGCGGGCTCCTGGACAACCGCAGCTTCGGCGGCGCCCAGGTGAGCCGCACGTTCTACGCCCGTGGGCAGACGGGGCAGCAGCTGCTGCTGGGCGCCTACCAGTCCCTGGAGCGCCAGATCGGCCTGGGCACCGTGAAGATGTACACCCGGCACGAGATGCAGGAAGTCATCGTGGTCGACGGCGTGGCCAAGGGCATCGTCACCCGCGACATGGTCACGGGCAAGATCGAAAGCCATGTGGCCGACGCGGTGGCTCTCGGCACCGGCGGCTACGGCAACGTCTTCTACCTGGCCACCTACGCCAAGGGCTGCAACACCACGGCCATCTGGCGCGCCTACCAGAAGGGCGCGGCCTTCGCCAACCCCTGCTACACGCAGATCCACCCCACCTGCATCCCCGTCACCGGCGACCACCAGTCCAAGCTGACCCTCATGTCCGAGAGCCTTCGCAACGACGGCCGCATCTGGGTGCCCAAGAAGCAGGGCGACAAGCGCGCCCCGGGCGACATCCCCGAGGACGAGCGCGACTACTACCTCGAGCGCAAGTACCCCTCGTACGGCAACCTCGCCCCCCGCGACATCTCCAGCCGCGCCGCCAAGCAGGTCTGCGACGAAGGCCGGGGCGTGGGCGACACGGGCCTGGGCGTCTACCTGGACTTCAGCGACGCCACCAAGCGCCTGGGCGAGAACAAGATCCGCGAGAAGTACGGCAACCTCTTCGAGATGTACGAGCGCATCACGGGCGAAGACCCCTACAAGGTGCCCATGCGCATCTACCCCGCCAGCCACTACACCATGGGCGGCCTGTGGGTGGACTACAACCTCATGACCACGATCCCGGGCCTCTTCTGCATGGGCGAGGCCAACTTCTCCGACCACGGCGCCAACCGCCTGGGGGCCTCGGCCCTCATGCAGGGCCTCGCCGACGGCTACTTCGTCCTCCCCGCCACCATCGGCGGCTACCTGGCCACGATCAAGCCCGGCTCGCGCATCACCACGGACCACCCCGCGGCCAAGGCCGCCGAGGAATCCGTGCGCGCCAAGAACAACAGGCTCCTGTCCGTCAACGGCAAGGAGACCCCCACCGAGCTGCACCGCGCGCTCGGGAAGATCATGTGGGAGAACTGCGGCATGGGCCGCACCGAGGCCAGCCTCAAGAAGGCCCTCCAGGAGATCCCCGCCCTCAAGGAGCGGTTCTGGAAGAACCTGAAGGTCCCCGGCAGCATGGCGGACGTGAACCAGTCGCTGGAACTGGCCGGGCGCGTCGCCGACTTCATCGAACTGGGCGAGCTCATGTGCCTGGACGCCCTGGAGCGCCGCGAGTCCTGCGGCGGCCACTTCCGCGAGGAATGGCAGACTCCGGACGGCGAGGCCCTGCGCGACGACGAGAACTTCTGCCATGTGGCGGGCTGGGAGTACACCGGCGACGGGAACGCCCCCAAGCGCCACGTGGAAGAGCTCCAGTTCGAAAACGTCCACCTCGCTACCCGCAGCTACAAGTAA
- a CDS encoding succinate dehydrogenase cytochrome b subunit codes for MSVAEPSLAGAAKTSPGFLDSSVGKKVVMAVTGIMLFGFVTVHMLGNLQAYMGEAPMNHYAEFLHTMIHGMGIWVFRGVMLVAVVLHGWAALSLTLSNMAARPVGYRATQVQAATFASRTMRWTGVILGIFIIYHLLHLTTGTVHPSFDPANPYKNFVTGFQAPLASAFYIVAQLCLGFHMWHGVWSLTQTLGWSHPRYDRLRRRFAYVMATLVAAVNISFPIAVLTGIIHL; via the coding sequence ATGTCCGTTGCTGAACCCAGCCTGGCCGGTGCCGCCAAGACCAGTCCAGGCTTCCTGGACTCATCCGTGGGGAAGAAGGTGGTGATGGCCGTTACCGGCATCATGCTCTTCGGCTTCGTCACGGTGCACATGCTGGGGAACCTGCAGGCCTACATGGGCGAGGCGCCCATGAACCACTATGCGGAGTTCCTCCACACCATGATCCACGGCATGGGCATCTGGGTCTTCCGGGGCGTGATGCTCGTGGCCGTGGTCCTCCACGGCTGGGCCGCGCTGAGCCTCACCCTCTCCAACATGGCCGCGCGCCCCGTGGGCTACCGCGCCACCCAGGTCCAGGCCGCCACCTTCGCGTCGCGCACCATGCGCTGGACCGGCGTGATCCTCGGGATCTTCATCATCTACCACCTGCTGCACCTCACCACCGGCACGGTGCATCCCAGCTTCGACCCCGCCAATCCCTACAAGAACTTCGTCACCGGCTTCCAGGCTCCGCTGGCCTCCGCGTTCTACATCGTGGCCCAGCTCTGCCTGGGCTTCCACATGTGGCACGGCGTGTGGAGCCTGACGCAGACGCTCGGCTGGTCCCATCCGCGCTACGACCGCCTGCGCCGCAGGTTCGCCTACGTGATGGCCACCCTGGTGGCCGCCGTCAACATTTCGTTCCCCATCGCCGTCCTCACCGGCATCATCCACCTGTAG
- a CDS encoding sodium-translocating pyrophosphatase, producing MLRAWMDKLKLTPLTRRIYLGVMMCFFALAYAWGQVAAPAAVAAETEGAKFEYFALFNKVSNEFTSAERIGLMFVLGIAVIGLLYALLLMRQVNAADEGTPKMQEVAAAVREGSNAYLAAQFKKIGPLIVVITVVLWFTVADKHFAFGRAGAFLMGSLFSWAVGFVGMRLATTGNLRVAAAARHSYGEAMQLGYRTGTVTGMLTDGLGLLGGTMIFIIYGVHAYEALLGFGFGGTLLALFMRVGGGIYTKAADVGADLVGKIEKDIPEDDPRNAATIADNVGDNVGDCAGMAADIFESYEVTIVAAMILGMASFGHKGVIFPLLVRGIGVLGSIISTYTVKAGSEDTSDTALKSVHRGFWIGSLISVAGFFILGYFYLHFTPQYLSNNALAAAGFPGNDPKNLAVWFNFGVPDLDMRPAITCLIGVFLAVALNKVTSYYTHTTHAPVKSLARACTTGHATNIIEGFALGYESTVAMMVVIVVAIFLSVLTYHGAPPMFVAYGVAMTGIGMLTLTGNTISMDVFGPVADNANGIGEMGYEKEQMEKEKPGSYKRARQILADLDAVGNTTKAETKGIAIGSAVIAAVSLFSSFIAVIAVGSEANISKMTLGQYHDQAGFLSVAEPKVFIGLLIGGCVPFLFSSQLIRAVGRAAYHIVIECRAQFRDAEIWAGTKKPDYGRVVDICTNTAQKELVGPGLLAITAPLLVGLLLGPYALGGFLAGMILVGQLLAVFMANAGGAWDNAKKMIEDGLYGGKGSEAHKASVTGDTVGDPLKDTAGPAINPLIKVMNMVSLLTLGVLMKYTLFPVAGQLDGNKIGGIIGAAICIAAIVWSIIKSKQETPGLIAEEDMK from the coding sequence ATGCTTCGAGCCTGGATGGACAAACTCAAGCTCACACCGCTGACGCGCCGGATCTACCTGGGCGTCATGATGTGCTTCTTCGCCCTGGCCTATGCCTGGGGCCAGGTCGCGGCCCCCGCCGCCGTGGCCGCCGAGACGGAGGGCGCCAAGTTCGAGTATTTCGCCCTCTTCAACAAGGTCAGCAACGAGTTCACCAGCGCCGAGCGCATCGGCCTGATGTTCGTCCTGGGCATCGCCGTCATCGGCCTGCTCTACGCGCTCCTGCTCATGAGGCAGGTCAACGCCGCCGACGAGGGCACCCCCAAGATGCAGGAGGTGGCCGCCGCCGTGCGCGAGGGCTCCAACGCCTACCTCGCCGCCCAGTTCAAGAAGATCGGGCCCCTCATCGTCGTCATCACCGTGGTCCTGTGGTTCACGGTCGCCGACAAGCACTTCGCCTTCGGCCGCGCCGGCGCCTTCCTCATGGGCTCCCTGTTCAGCTGGGCCGTGGGCTTCGTGGGCATGCGCCTGGCCACCACCGGCAACCTGCGCGTCGCCGCCGCCGCACGCCACAGCTACGGCGAGGCCATGCAGCTCGGCTACCGCACCGGCACCGTCACCGGCATGCTCACGGACGGCCTCGGCCTCCTGGGCGGCACGATGATCTTCATCATCTACGGCGTGCACGCCTACGAGGCCCTGCTGGGCTTCGGCTTCGGCGGCACGCTGCTCGCGCTGTTCATGCGCGTGGGCGGCGGCATCTACACCAAGGCCGCCGACGTGGGCGCCGACCTGGTCGGCAAGATCGAGAAGGACATCCCCGAGGACGATCCGCGCAACGCCGCCACCATCGCCGACAACGTGGGCGACAACGTGGGCGACTGCGCCGGCATGGCCGCCGACATCTTCGAGAGCTACGAAGTGACCATCGTGGCCGCCATGATCCTGGGCATGGCCTCCTTCGGCCACAAGGGCGTCATCTTCCCCCTGCTGGTGCGCGGCATCGGCGTGCTGGGCTCGATCATCTCCACCTACACCGTCAAGGCCGGCAGCGAGGACACCTCCGACACCGCCCTGAAGAGCGTGCACCGCGGCTTCTGGATCGGCTCGCTGATCTCCGTGGCCGGCTTCTTCATCCTCGGCTACTTCTACCTGCACTTCACCCCCCAGTACCTGAGCAACAACGCCCTGGCCGCGGCCGGCTTCCCCGGCAACGACCCCAAGAACCTCGCCGTGTGGTTCAACTTCGGCGTGCCCGACCTGGACATGCGCCCGGCCATCACCTGCCTCATCGGCGTGTTCCTGGCCGTGGCCCTGAACAAGGTGACCAGCTACTACACGCACACCACCCACGCCCCGGTGAAGAGCCTGGCCCGCGCCTGCACCACCGGCCACGCCACCAACATCATCGAAGGCTTCGCGCTGGGCTATGAGTCCACCGTCGCCATGATGGTCGTCATCGTCGTCGCCATCTTCCTCTCCGTGCTCACCTACCACGGCGCCCCGCCGATGTTCGTGGCCTACGGCGTGGCCATGACCGGCATCGGCATGCTGACCCTCACGGGCAACACCATCTCCATGGACGTCTTCGGCCCCGTCGCCGACAACGCCAACGGCATCGGCGAGATGGGCTACGAGAAGGAACAGATGGAGAAGGAGAAGCCCGGCTCCTACAAGCGCGCCCGGCAGATCCTCGCCGACCTCGACGCCGTGGGCAACACCACGAAGGCCGAAACCAAGGGCATCGCCATCGGCTCCGCCGTCATCGCGGCCGTGTCCCTCTTCTCCAGCTTCATCGCGGTCATAGCGGTGGGCTCGGAAGCCAACATCAGCAAGATGACCCTCGGCCAGTACCACGACCAGGCCGGGTTCCTCTCCGTGGCCGAGCCCAAGGTCTTCATCGGGCTGCTCATCGGCGGCTGCGTTCCCTTCCTGTTCAGCAGCCAGCTCATCCGCGCCGTCGGCCGGGCCGCCTACCACATCGTCATCGAGTGCCGCGCGCAGTTCCGCGACGCCGAGATCTGGGCCGGCACCAAGAAGCCCGACTACGGCCGCGTGGTCGACATCTGCACCAACACCGCCCAGAAGGAACTGGTGGGTCCCGGCCTCCTGGCCATCACCGCCCCCCTGCTCGTCGGCCTTCTCCTGGGCCCCTACGCCCTGGGCGGCTTCCTGGCGGGCATGATCCTGGTCGGCCAGCTGCTGGCGGTCTTCATGGCCAATGCCGGCGGCGCCTGGGACAACGCGAAGAAGATGATCGAGGACGGCCTCTACGGCGGCAAGGGCAGTGAGGCCCACAAGGCCTCCGTCACGGGCGACACCGTGGGCGATCCCCTCAAGGACACCGCTGGCCCGGCCATCAACCCCCTGATCAAGGTCATGAACATGGTCAGCCTGCTCACCCTGGGCGTGCTGATGAAGTACACGCTCTTCCCCGTGGCCGGGCAGCTCGACGGCAACAAGATCGGCGGCATCATCGGCGCCGCGATCTGCATCGCCGCCATCGTCTGGTCGATCATCAAGAGCAAGCAGGAAACCCCCGGCCTCATCGCCGAGGAGGACATGAAGTAG
- a CDS encoding YchJ family protein produces the protein MSRLCPCESKRTYDRCCEPYLLGKAFPETAEKLMRSRFSAYAMVRADYLVATTSEEERAKIDQDELERYCRAVKCISLRILETERGGKDDETGVVVFHAKLLINGKRMLHRERSRFVREAGKWAYVDGDTN, from the coding sequence ATGTCCCGACTCTGCCCCTGCGAATCCAAGCGGACCTATGACCGCTGCTGCGAGCCCTACCTCCTGGGCAAGGCCTTCCCCGAGACGGCCGAGAAGCTCATGCGAAGCCGTTTCTCCGCCTACGCCATGGTCCGGGCCGACTACCTGGTGGCCACCACCAGCGAGGAGGAGCGCGCCAAGATCGACCAGGACGAGCTGGAGCGCTACTGCCGGGCCGTCAAGTGCATCTCCCTGCGCATCCTCGAGACCGAGCGGGGCGGAAAGGACGACGAGACCGGGGTGGTCGTCTTCCACGCCAAGCTCCTGATCAACGGCAAGCGGATGCTGCACCGGGAGCGGAGCCGGTTCGTGAGGGAGGCCGGGAAGTGGGCCTACGTGGACGGCGACACGAACTAG